From one Triticum urartu cultivar G1812 chromosome 3, Tu2.1, whole genome shotgun sequence genomic stretch:
- the LOC125548749 gene encoding protein LURP-one-related 8-like: MAKVHPNMVPAPGAVDQAPCAPASSTEEPTTLTVWRKSLLFDCKGFTVFDAKGNLAYRVDSYASESGDEVVLMDAAGRPAFTVRRKRFTLQGEQWLVFSGEETRKPVYTVRRSGRGKTSAHVTACAGAGAGPSYEVEGSYARRSCVVYDGERRAVAEIRPKEVVGTDVFRLVVQPGVGVSLAMAVVVALEQMFARPSLLRSWSTID; encoded by the coding sequence ATGGCGAAGGTTCACCCTAACATGGTGCCCGCGCCGGGCGCCGTCGACCAGGCGCCGTGCGCGCCGGCCAGCTCCACTGAGGAGCCGACGACGCTGACGGTGTGGCGCAAGTCGCTGCTGTTCGACTGCAAGGGGTTCACGGTGTTCGACGCCAAGGGCAACCTGGCCTACCGCGTCGACAGCTACGCCTCCGAGAGCGGTGACGAGGTCGTCCTCATGGACGCCGCCGGCCGCCCCGCCTTCACCGTCCGCCGCAAGCGGTTCACCCTGCAGGGCGAGCAGTGGCTCGTCTTCTCCGGCGAGGAGACGCGGAAGCCCGTGTACACAGTCAGGCGCAGCGGCCGCGGCAAGACGTCGGCCCACGTGACTGCGTGCGCGGGCGCCGGAGCCGGGCCGTCGTACGAGGTAGAAGGGTCGTACGCGCGGCGGAGCTGCGTGGTGTACGACGGCGAGCGGCGCGCGGTGGCGGAGATCAGGCCCAAGGAGGTGGTCGGCACAGACGTTTTCCGGCTGGTCGTGCAGCCCGGAGTCGGCGTGTCGCTGGCCATGGCCGTGGTGGTGGCGCTCGAGCAGATGTTCGCCAGGCCGTCGCTGCTCAGGAGCTGGTCCACCATAGATTAG